In Temnothorax longispinosus isolate EJ_2023e chromosome 2, Tlon_JGU_v1, whole genome shotgun sequence, one DNA window encodes the following:
- the LOC139808481 gene encoding macro domain-containing protein CT2219: protein MLTLKATVVSCSFRLRRARVLENFLPRGVRGSSAASIESEGKMSFEDEKQKFLTMSPEEKRNFYKAKVTTLDQIPTWSEYWDKNKSNIAKTVEKVEKVDEAVAKKVSMWQGDITSLEIDVIVNAANSSLLGGGGVDGAIHRAAGPNLRKECATLGGCRVGEAKISGGYMLPAKYIIHTVGPQGEKPDKLKECYENSLILVKENHLRTVAFPCISTGIYGYPQRPAAKVALSTVKKFLLDNKDAVDRIIFCLFLESDKDIYEELLQKYFAT from the exons ATGCTGACGCTGAAA GCGACCGTTGTTAGTTGCTCCTTTAGGCTTAGACGCGCTCGTGTCCTTGAGAATTTCTTGCCGAGAGGAGTGAGGGGCAGTTCGGCCGCTTCCATCGAGTCCGAAGGAAAGATGTCGTTCGAAGACGAGAAAC aaaaattcttGACCATGTCGCCAGAGGAAAAGAGGAACTTTTACAAGGCAAAGGTAACGACTCTTGATCAGATTCCCACATGGTCAGAGTATTGGGACAAAAACAAATCCAATATCGCCAAAACTGttgaaaaagttgaaaaagtCGACGAGGCTGTGGCTAAGAAAGTATCGATGTGGCAAGGAGACATAACGTCGCTCGAGATAGACGTGATTGTCAATGCTGCTAATTCGAGTCTTTTGGGAGGTGGTGGAG tCGACGGAGCTATTCACCGAGCAGCAGGACCAAATTTAAGGAAAGAATGCGCAACGTTGGGAGGATGTAGAGTTGGCGAAGCTAAAATCTCGGGAGGTTATATGCTGCCAGCTAAAT ATATTATCCATACTGTCGGTCCGCAAGGTGAAAAGCCGGATAAATTGAAAGAATGTTACGAGAATAGTCTGATTCTGGTTAAAGAAAATCATCTGCGTACTGTCGCATTTCCATGCATATCTACTGGAATTTACGGATATCCGCAAAGACCAGCGGCCAAAGTGGCTTTATCGACAGTTAAGAAGTTTCTTCTCGATAATAAAGATGCT gtGGATAGAATCATCTTTTGCTTATTTCTGGAAagcgataaagatatatatgagGAGCTGTTGCAAAAGTACTTTGCaacttaa